Proteins from one Shewanella pealeana ATCC 700345 genomic window:
- the tcdA gene encoding tRNA cyclic N6-threonylcarbamoyladenosine(37) synthase TcdA, translating into MNNHTLSDAYLNRFAGIGRLYGQHALSFFAQAHVVVVGIGGVGTWVAESLARSGIGQITLIDLDDICVTNTNRQAHALKDTIGESKVEVMAQRLKQINPECIVNEVEDFITPENLSEYFQGKKQGGNIDYVVDCIDSVKAKTALIAWCKRQKLPIVTVGGAGGQMDPTQVQVADLAKTYQDPLLAKVRNLLRREYNFSKNVARRFAIEAVFSTEQLVYPQADGTVCSTKATAEGSMRMDCASGFGAVTVVTGTFGFVATSRVLTKLAAKAQ; encoded by the coding sequence TTGAATAATCACACCTTGTCAGACGCTTATTTAAATCGCTTTGCCGGTATCGGCCGCTTATATGGTCAGCACGCTTTAAGCTTTTTTGCTCAGGCTCATGTGGTCGTTGTTGGGATCGGTGGGGTCGGCACTTGGGTGGCAGAATCTTTGGCTAGAAGCGGTATTGGACAGATCACCCTTATTGATTTAGACGATATCTGTGTGACTAACACCAACAGACAAGCTCATGCGTTAAAAGACACTATAGGTGAGTCTAAAGTCGAAGTGATGGCTCAGCGCTTAAAACAGATTAACCCTGAGTGTATTGTGAATGAAGTAGAAGACTTTATTACACCAGAGAACTTGTCTGAATATTTTCAAGGTAAGAAGCAAGGCGGCAACATCGATTATGTGGTGGATTGTATCGACTCGGTTAAAGCCAAGACAGCCTTGATAGCCTGGTGTAAACGCCAGAAATTGCCGATTGTGACTGTTGGTGGGGCAGGTGGTCAGATGGACCCGACTCAGGTGCAGGTTGCTGATTTGGCCAAGACTTATCAAGATCCGCTATTGGCCAAAGTTCGCAACTTGCTAAGACGTGAGTATAATTTCTCAAAAAATGTAGCCCGCCGTTTTGCCATTGAAGCGGTATTTTCAACTGAGCAACTGGTATATCCGCAAGCAGATGGCACCGTATGCAGCACTAAGGCTACAGCGGAAGGCAGTATGAGAATGGATTGTGCGTCGGGTTTTGGTGCCGTGACTGTGGTTACTGGTACTTTCGGTTTTGTTGCCACGAGCCGTGTATTAACTAAGCTTGCCGCTAAGGCTCAATAG
- a CDS encoding porin, whose protein sequence is MKKTVLSATIISALAATSFTALADGPSFYGRADLAITNSDMGIATQNQKSGTIIENNFSWLGVKGTEAINSDLEVVYQMEFGVSNFDNSNNTFAARNTFLGLKSATAGTILVGRNDTVFKASEGGFDIFGNTNSDIDLLAAGQSRSADGFSYYSPKIADLVTLNATYLMDDNYDQVNASGEEVYTDNMYALSATVGDKGLKAQNYYVSAAYNDGIDNVKAYRGVAQVKLGQVILGGFYQNSEHVDSKYSNLEGDTYFVNAAYVMGDLKLKAMYGSDDSGLGKYVSRYVGDTNGATLETVSDVDLQQFSVGADYRLSKNTLVYGHYTKYDGDMKLSGFTHDLSDDIFTVGMRFDF, encoded by the coding sequence ATGAAAAAAACTGTTCTGTCTGCCACTATTATTTCAGCACTAGCCGCCACTTCTTTTACAGCACTAGCTGATGGCCCAAGTTTCTACGGCCGTGCCGATCTTGCAATCACTAACTCTGATATGGGTATCGCTACTCAAAATCAAAAGTCAGGCACCATCATTGAGAATAACTTCTCATGGTTAGGTGTAAAAGGTACTGAAGCGATCAATAGCGATCTTGAAGTTGTTTATCAAATGGAGTTTGGCGTAAGCAACTTCGATAACTCTAATAACACTTTCGCTGCTCGTAACACTTTCCTAGGTCTTAAGTCAGCAACAGCTGGTACCATCCTAGTGGGTCGTAACGACACTGTATTTAAAGCTTCTGAAGGTGGCTTCGACATTTTCGGTAACACTAACTCAGATATCGACCTATTAGCTGCCGGTCAGTCTCGTAGCGCCGATGGCTTCAGCTACTACTCACCAAAGATTGCCGACCTAGTAACATTAAATGCCACTTATTTGATGGATGACAACTACGATCAAGTAAATGCTTCAGGTGAAGAAGTTTACACTGACAACATGTACGCACTAAGCGCAACTGTTGGTGACAAAGGCCTTAAAGCTCAGAATTACTACGTTTCTGCAGCATACAATGATGGCATCGACAACGTGAAAGCTTACCGCGGCGTGGCTCAAGTTAAACTTGGTCAAGTGATCTTAGGCGGTTTCTACCAGAACAGTGAGCACGTTGACAGCAAGTACTCGAACCTAGAAGGCGACACTTACTTTGTAAACGCAGCTTACGTTATGGGTGACCTAAAGCTTAAAGCTATGTACGGTAGCGATGACTCTGGTTTAGGTAAGTACGTTAGCCGTTACGTAGGTGACACTAATGGTGCAACACTAGAAACTGTTAGCGATGTAGATCTACAACAGTTCAGCGTTGGTGCTGACTACCGCCTAAGCAAGAACACCCTAGTTTACGGTCACTACACTAAGTACGATGGCGACATGAAACTAAGCGGTTTTACCCATGACCTAAGTGACGATATCTTCACTGTCGGTATGCGCTTCGATTTCTAA
- a CDS encoding thiopurine S-methyltransferase, with the protein MQPSFWHDKWDAQQVGFHLSAVNPLLVKYWPQLELDANAQVFVPLCGKSLDMCFLAEQGHEVLGCELNELAVQQFYRENELAFDISTLAEHQRFHTEQVTIYQGDIFSLDAAEMPNTQAFYDRAALIAWPEEMRSAYARQLAKLVPANSTGLLITLDYPQAELNGPPFAVSDDWVQANLATDFEIERLSSEDVLSENPRFVNKQVSWLTESVYKLIRKG; encoded by the coding sequence ATGCAGCCAAGTTTTTGGCACGACAAATGGGATGCCCAGCAGGTTGGCTTTCATTTGAGTGCAGTTAATCCCCTTCTTGTAAAATACTGGCCACAGCTTGAGCTCGACGCAAATGCTCAGGTATTTGTTCCTCTGTGCGGCAAATCATTAGATATGTGCTTCTTGGCAGAGCAGGGCCATGAAGTCTTGGGCTGCGAGTTAAACGAGTTAGCAGTGCAGCAGTTTTACCGTGAAAATGAACTTGCTTTTGACATTTCTACACTAGCTGAACACCAACGTTTTCACACCGAACAAGTCACCATCTATCAGGGCGATATTTTTAGCCTCGATGCTGCTGAGATGCCAAATACTCAGGCGTTTTACGATCGCGCCGCCCTGATTGCTTGGCCTGAAGAGATGCGTTCAGCCTATGCTCGGCAACTCGCTAAGCTCGTTCCTGCCAATAGTACTGGTTTACTTATCACTTTAGATTACCCGCAGGCAGAGCTCAATGGGCCACCCTTTGCCGTATCCGATGATTGGGTACAGGCAAACCTAGCCACAGACTTTGAGATAGAGCGCTTATCGAGTGAAGATGTGCTCAGTGAGAACCCTCGCTTTGTTAACAAGCAGGTTTCATGGCTGACAGAGTCGGTTTATAAGTTAATACGGAAAGGTTGA
- a CDS encoding FxsA family protein: MFFILLLIFVVVPVMELSVLIRVGEVLGSWTTVALVIFTAVVGVSLVRSQGISTLMQVQQKLARGEAPGQEIVEGMMLAVAGLLLLIPGFVTDFIGLVLLTPFTRIPVAKFFYKRMQLKVQANGGFQSGFGPGFGAGMGPNGHNPFEQGGNSPFDQGNTFDGDFERKPDPSDKRPESHQVNDASNQPHNDKQPKA; encoded by the coding sequence GTGTTTTTTATTTTGTTATTAATATTCGTGGTGGTTCCTGTGATGGAACTATCTGTACTGATCCGTGTTGGTGAGGTTTTGGGCAGCTGGACAACCGTTGCGCTGGTTATTTTTACCGCGGTAGTAGGTGTCTCTTTGGTGCGTAGCCAGGGTATAAGTACCTTGATGCAGGTGCAGCAAAAGCTGGCTCGTGGTGAAGCGCCGGGACAAGAGATTGTCGAAGGTATGATGTTAGCTGTGGCTGGATTATTACTGCTGATCCCAGGCTTTGTAACTGACTTTATCGGCCTGGTATTACTGACGCCATTTACCCGCATCCCTGTGGCTAAGTTCTTCTATAAGCGGATGCAGCTAAAAGTGCAGGCAAATGGTGGCTTCCAATCGGGCTTCGGTCCGGGGTTTGGAGCTGGAATGGGTCCCAATGGACACAATCCATTCGAGCAAGGTGGTAATTCACCTTTTGATCAAGGCAATACCTTTGACGGTGATTTTGAGCGTAAACCCGACCCGAGTGATAAACGCCCCGAGAGCCATCAAGTCAATGATGCTAGTAATCAGCCTCATAATGACAAACAGCCAAAGGCCTAA
- the cutA gene encoding divalent-cation tolerance protein CutA has translation MQNEFLLVITTYPSQEQAKTLAHELVEAKLAACVQISQAVTSVYEWQGQICEEQEFALHIKCLTHHYNAIEQLLSKLHPYDVPELIALPVTQGLPAYFDWIKETTQP, from the coding sequence ATGCAAAACGAATTTTTGTTAGTTATCACAACTTACCCGAGTCAAGAGCAGGCTAAAACGCTTGCCCATGAGTTAGTCGAAGCCAAACTCGCCGCCTGCGTACAAATATCGCAAGCGGTGACCTCTGTGTATGAATGGCAGGGGCAGATATGTGAAGAACAAGAGTTTGCTTTGCACATAAAATGCTTAACGCATCATTACAATGCCATCGAGCAACTGCTTTCTAAGTTACACCCCTATGATGTACCCGAGCTAATCGCACTCCCTGTGACCCAAGGATTGCCAGCCTATTTTGATTGGATAAAAGAAACCACACAGCCATGA
- a CDS encoding superinfection exclusion B family protein, which produces MQKVAFNTSSFKMISAKKLIFTSMLWLTLACAGLLLAPQTLLAQLSLDELLQNHAHFIGLGLIIGAAYLLTLLLNYFLDEAISYFSDKRSVEVIEEKVKLLDPMERALLREFFLQGETILTLPEQEPAVKSLSKAGILEYLGNQQHYAIQGSTADFKISMRARVHLNRQVLRFPVGEPSAEEMKNLIKARPHFVNTLVAPRKHAA; this is translated from the coding sequence ATGCAAAAAGTGGCTTTCAATACATCTTCTTTTAAAATGATCTCAGCTAAAAAGTTGATTTTTACCAGCATGCTATGGCTAACACTGGCCTGTGCAGGGCTATTGCTCGCACCACAAACACTGCTGGCCCAGCTAAGTTTAGATGAGTTATTACAAAATCATGCTCATTTTATTGGCTTGGGTCTGATCATCGGTGCCGCTTATTTATTGACGCTGCTGCTCAACTATTTTCTCGACGAAGCGATTAGCTACTTTAGTGACAAACGTTCGGTAGAGGTAATAGAAGAGAAGGTGAAGCTACTCGATCCAATGGAACGTGCTTTATTGAGAGAGTTTTTTCTGCAAGGGGAAACCATTCTTACTTTGCCAGAACAAGAGCCTGCAGTTAAGAGTTTGTCTAAGGCTGGAATTTTGGAGTATTTAGGTAACCAGCAACATTACGCGATTCAGGGATCTACTGCAGACTTTAAGATTTCGATGCGTGCAAGGGTTCACTTAAACCGCCAGGTATTGCGCTTCCCTGTTGGCGAGCCAAGCGCTGAAGAGATGAAAAACCTGATTAAGGCGCGCCCACATTTCGTTAATACTCTGGTCGCACCAAGAAAACATGCAGCCTAG
- a CDS encoding DUF3149 domain-containing protein, which produces MAFWLDLMFGNPIGLLSMIVIFSTIGIISYLMWMFYTKSADPEN; this is translated from the coding sequence ATGGCATTCTGGTTAGATTTGATGTTTGGCAACCCAATAGGATTGCTCTCGATGATAGTTATCTTTAGCACGATAGGCATCATTTCCTATCTGATGTGGATGTTCTATACCAAGTCTGCGGATCCCGAAAATTAG
- a CDS encoding cation:proton antiporter family protein: MEPAILIITLACGMLVSRVGLPPLIGYLVAGFVLFLFGIEESSLPMLEQLANLGVTLLLFAIGLKLDLRSLFKAEVWAGSSLHLLGSMLFFIPLLKLLGLLGLEQLTGLELEQLALLAFALSFSSTIFAVKILEDKGDMQTLYGRVAIGILIMQDIFAVAFLTISKGDIPSYWALGLLLLPLAKPLIYKAFDRVGHGELLVLFGLVMALVMGAGLFELVGLKPDLGALVIGILLAGHPKSSELAKSLFYFKELFLVAFFLTVGLNGLPTFSDIGLAAILVLIVPIKVTLFLYLLTHFKLRSRTALMSSFTLGNYSEFGLIVAAVATSKGWLPPQWMVILAVALSFSFLFAAPLNTASSRLYQKFQSKLKRLEKHPLHPEDRPIPVGNPRFLILGMGRIGSGAYDELRARYDGEILGVEHKQELVDFHISQGRNVVQGDASDTDFWEKLDRAPYLELVLLTMPHHVGNQFAVEQLQLLDYQGKLSAIVKYKEDAQSLSESGVHSVYNLYEAAGAGFVEHLVKELLTPSGAAPDNPHAINRKNEANALETEQKG, from the coding sequence ATGGAACCCGCCATACTCATTATCACCTTAGCCTGCGGCATGTTAGTTAGCCGTGTGGGACTTCCCCCTCTAATTGGCTATCTTGTTGCGGGATTTGTGCTGTTTCTGTTTGGTATCGAAGAGTCCAGTTTACCCATGCTGGAGCAACTGGCTAACCTAGGTGTTACTCTGCTGTTATTTGCCATCGGCCTAAAGTTAGATCTGCGCAGCCTGTTTAAAGCCGAGGTGTGGGCAGGATCAAGCCTACATTTATTAGGCTCTATGCTGTTCTTTATTCCGCTATTAAAGCTGCTGGGGTTATTAGGGCTTGAGCAACTCACCGGATTAGAGCTTGAGCAATTAGCCCTACTCGCCTTCGCACTGAGCTTTTCCAGTACCATTTTTGCGGTCAAAATACTCGAAGATAAGGGTGACATGCAGACGCTTTATGGCCGCGTCGCGATCGGTATCTTAATCATGCAAGATATCTTTGCGGTCGCCTTTCTCACCATCTCTAAAGGCGATATCCCCTCCTACTGGGCATTAGGACTACTGTTACTACCGCTGGCAAAGCCACTCATATACAAGGCATTCGACCGTGTTGGCCACGGTGAGCTATTAGTGCTATTTGGCTTAGTCATGGCGCTAGTCATGGGCGCTGGGCTATTTGAACTTGTTGGCCTAAAACCAGATCTTGGCGCACTCGTCATAGGTATTTTACTGGCGGGTCACCCTAAATCATCGGAGCTGGCAAAATCACTGTTTTACTTCAAAGAACTGTTCTTAGTCGCCTTCTTCTTAACCGTTGGTCTTAACGGCTTACCGACCTTCTCCGATATCGGTTTGGCTGCGATTTTAGTACTTATTGTACCGATTAAAGTCACCCTATTTTTGTACTTATTAACCCACTTTAAGCTACGTTCTCGTACCGCACTAATGAGCTCATTTACCTTAGGTAACTACAGCGAATTTGGCCTAATTGTGGCTGCAGTTGCAACCTCAAAGGGTTGGCTGCCACCACAGTGGATGGTGATCCTTGCTGTTGCGCTCAGCTTTAGCTTCTTGTTTGCCGCGCCGCTTAATACCGCTTCTAGCCGTTTATATCAGAAGTTTCAAAGCAAACTTAAACGCTTAGAAAAGCACCCTCTTCACCCTGAAGATAGACCGATCCCCGTCGGCAACCCACGCTTTCTTATCTTAGGTATGGGGCGTATCGGTTCTGGTGCTTATGATGAACTCAGGGCTCGTTATGATGGTGAGATCTTAGGCGTCGAGCATAAGCAAGAACTGGTCGACTTTCATATTTCACAGGGCAGAAATGTAGTACAAGGTGATGCCTCGGATACCGACTTTTGGGAGAAGCTCGATAGAGCCCCCTACCTAGAGCTCGTACTACTGACCATGCCTCATCACGTGGGTAACCAGTTTGCCGTCGAGCAATTACAACTTCTCGACTACCAAGGTAAATTGAGTGCTATCGTCAAGTACAAAGAAGATGCACAGTCACTGAGCGAGTCTGGGGTGCACAGTGTTTATAATCTCTATGAAGCTGCGGGAGCGGGTTTTGTTGAGCATTTGGTCAAAGAATTGCTGACTCCTAGTGGCGCTGCGCCAGATAACCCCCACGCGATAAACCGTAAAAATGAGGCGAATGCATTAGAAACTGAACAAAAGGGCTAA
- a CDS encoding protein-disulfide reductase DsbD, producing the protein MKRIINLFLASLLLLTPLAHAEGIFSSNKFDFLKGEPELMPVDQAFVFDFKQQGDQVKISWVIADGYYMYRDKLKFEASDGAVLGEIALPQGKPHTDEYFGEQEVYYTYVEMPVAIKESSAGGKLNVTFMGCAEGKLCFPPTKKTAELTQIAANDGLLSDSDKSLGSVDATATPADATSAPITQQDTLSAMLSGDSLIWTLVIFFGLGVGLALTPCVFPMYPILSGIIVGQGKKLSTAKAFTLSMVYVQGMAITYSLVGLVVASAGMKYQAALQHPAVLIVLAILFFVLSLSMFGLYDLKLPSKWQEKMNSFSNNQKGGNVIGVFIMGIISGLVASPCTTAPLSGALIYVAQTGDLMQGFLALYVLSMGMGLPLLIIGTSGGKLLPRAGSWMDVIKTIFGFLLIAVSIVMLGRIWPGFISDLLWSIWGIALVGYLMHQNKITEFNWKQTVRSVLLMLALLASFSYGMQAVMAKLGFSSNTAAINSSEAQGHAFKRIKSLEDLHTEVAAATAQGKTVMVDFYADWCVACKEFEAITFKDAMVLERMNKMVLLQADVTKNDDIDIELLEHYNILGLPTLLMFDENGAIRDDLRVTGFMRPKAFAEHLDHLVK; encoded by the coding sequence ATGAAAAGAATCATAAACCTGTTTTTAGCCTCACTACTGCTGCTGACGCCACTGGCACATGCAGAGGGTATTTTCAGTAGTAATAAGTTTGACTTTTTAAAGGGCGAGCCTGAGCTTATGCCTGTCGATCAGGCATTTGTGTTCGACTTTAAACAACAAGGCGACCAAGTCAAAATTAGCTGGGTCATCGCCGACGGTTACTACATGTACCGCGACAAGCTTAAATTCGAAGCCAGCGACGGTGCCGTCTTAGGTGAAATCGCACTGCCACAAGGCAAGCCTCACACCGATGAATACTTTGGTGAGCAAGAGGTTTATTACACTTACGTCGAGATGCCAGTCGCAATCAAAGAGTCGAGTGCTGGCGGTAAGTTAAATGTCACCTTTATGGGCTGCGCCGAGGGCAAACTTTGCTTTCCACCGACTAAGAAAACGGCTGAGTTAACTCAAATTGCCGCCAATGATGGTCTGCTAAGTGATTCGGACAAGTCGCTAGGAAGTGTTGACGCAACGGCAACCCCTGCTGATGCCACCAGCGCACCGATTACCCAACAAGATACCCTAAGCGCTATGCTTTCAGGCGACAGCCTGATCTGGACCTTAGTTATCTTCTTTGGCTTAGGTGTCGGTCTTGCGCTAACCCCTTGTGTATTCCCAATGTACCCGATCCTTTCAGGTATTATCGTTGGCCAAGGTAAAAAGCTTTCAACTGCTAAAGCATTCACCCTGTCTATGGTTTACGTGCAAGGTATGGCTATTACTTACTCTTTAGTAGGCCTTGTTGTGGCCTCTGCGGGTATGAAGTACCAAGCGGCATTACAACACCCGGCAGTACTTATCGTACTGGCTATACTGTTTTTTGTATTAAGTCTCTCAATGTTTGGCCTGTACGATCTAAAACTGCCATCTAAATGGCAAGAAAAGATGAATTCATTCTCGAATAACCAAAAAGGCGGCAACGTTATTGGTGTGTTCATAATGGGTATTATCTCAGGTCTTGTTGCCTCGCCTTGTACTACCGCGCCGCTGTCTGGTGCACTGATTTATGTAGCGCAAACTGGCGATCTAATGCAGGGTTTCCTCGCTCTATATGTACTGAGCATGGGTATGGGTTTACCGCTACTGATTATCGGTACATCTGGCGGTAAGCTTTTACCAAGAGCTGGCAGCTGGATGGATGTCATCAAGACTATCTTCGGTTTCCTACTCATCGCCGTGTCTATCGTGATGCTAGGCCGGATCTGGCCGGGCTTTATCTCAGATCTGCTTTGGTCAATCTGGGGCATCGCACTCGTTGGCTACTTGATGCATCAGAACAAAATCACCGAGTTTAACTGGAAGCAAACTGTGCGCTCAGTACTCTTGATGCTAGCGTTGTTGGCAAGCTTTTCATACGGCATGCAGGCTGTAATGGCTAAGCTAGGTTTTAGTAGCAATACCGCCGCAATCAATAGTAGTGAAGCACAGGGTCATGCTTTCAAACGTATTAAGTCGTTAGAAGATTTACATACTGAAGTTGCTGCCGCAACTGCACAAGGCAAGACGGTGATGGTAGATTTCTATGCCGACTGGTGTGTGGCTTGTAAAGAGTTTGAAGCTATCACCTTTAAAGATGCGATGGTTTTAGAGCGCATGAACAAAATGGTACTACTGCAAGCCGATGTCACTAAGAATGATGATATCGATATCGAACTGCTTGAACACTACAACATACTTGGTTTACCAACCTTGTTGATGTTCGACGAGAACGGCGCTATCCGTGACGATCTACGTGTCACAGGCTTTATGCGACCAAAGGCGTTTGCCGAGCATCTAGACCACTTAGTTAAATAA
- a CDS encoding porin yields the protein MKKTLISASVASVLTLASFGALADGPGFYGRLDLSATHSDTGATTQNGKEGAILENNFSHLGVKGSENIADGYDIVYQMEFGVDNTSNSNKTFTTRNTFLGLKTNAGTVLVGRNDHVFKQTEGGADVFGNTNADIDRLVAGQDRVGDGIWYYSPKIAGLVTLNATYLMEGNYTDEANKTSYDQQYALSATIGDKKLKAQNYYVAAAYNTIKGIDAYRGVAQVKLGDFKVAGIFQNTESQTTDQEGNSYFVNVVYNLNGVNLKAEYGKDEGGFGKYYKNITGGYEEGVTSDINVQVITVGADYKISKSTMVYGHYAMYEGDHKVGTATKDLEDDNVFTVGVRYNF from the coding sequence ATGAAAAAGACACTAATCTCTGCATCAGTGGCATCAGTTTTAACCCTAGCTTCTTTCGGCGCGCTAGCCGATGGTCCAGGCTTTTACGGTCGTCTAGACCTATCTGCTACACACTCTGATACTGGTGCAACGACACAAAACGGTAAAGAAGGCGCTATTTTAGAGAACAACTTCTCTCATTTAGGTGTTAAAGGCAGCGAAAATATCGCTGACGGTTATGACATCGTTTACCAAATGGAGTTTGGTGTTGACAACACTTCTAACAGCAACAAGACATTCACTACTCGTAACACTTTCCTAGGTCTAAAAACCAACGCTGGTACAGTACTTGTTGGCCGTAACGATCACGTATTTAAGCAAACTGAAGGTGGCGCTGATGTTTTTGGTAACACAAACGCCGATATCGACCGTCTAGTTGCGGGTCAAGACCGTGTTGGTGATGGTATCTGGTACTACTCTCCAAAGATCGCTGGTCTAGTGACTTTGAACGCGACTTACCTAATGGAAGGCAACTACACTGACGAAGCTAACAAAACTTCTTACGACCAACAGTATGCGTTAAGTGCAACTATCGGTGACAAGAAGCTTAAGGCACAGAACTACTATGTAGCAGCTGCTTACAACACTATCAAGGGTATCGATGCATACCGCGGTGTGGCTCAAGTTAAGCTAGGTGACTTCAAAGTGGCTGGTATCTTCCAGAACACAGAAAGCCAAACAACAGATCAAGAAGGTAACTCTTACTTCGTAAATGTTGTTTACAACCTAAACGGCGTAAACCTAAAAGCTGAATACGGTAAAGACGAAGGCGGTTTTGGTAAGTACTACAAAAACATCACTGGTGGTTATGAAGAAGGTGTAACTTCTGATATCAACGTTCAAGTGATCACTGTAGGTGCTGACTACAAGATCTCTAAATCAACTATGGTATATGGCCACTACGCTATGTACGAAGGTGACCACAAAGTTGGTACAGCAACTAAAGATCTAGAAGACGACAACGTATTCACTGTTGGTGTACGTTACAACTTCTAA
- a CDS encoding serine/threonine protein kinase — protein sequence MQTPELQHFYISEEQSIYLLGAHDARKHRAWIRLCKQQLGKLGYQELELVGKGAYGFVFAGVNKLGQAHVFKFSRLTLPQHIQDRLEEEAFMLSQVIHPNVPPVIKFEHVGKQGILVMARAPGEDLEQLCIRVGALPVATVMNIARQLAAILQYLHNGRPLIHGDIKPSNLVYDVNTQHLSLIDWGSAVFAQRDNEGNPVNGNVMDLMSSDQQHTNARMGDVYFIGDEQLNGALSSPRFDEQGVAATLYALASGQASRFGSKVIPPTSIGLPVELARTLDGMLSENPLQRRKAGDYFLKSMSHSHRLHLPEINSAALTAEIPVWILPRDKEVETVSYSSRKAFLKEHNGDDPIAKMDDLQLEKYYRNFMAGMGDTEKGFIAAVGRLSQYAIVGGLAIHWRETGVFIDSNLAIYKAEQKHAITIAVNNMVTLARGIRRIGVFKACFFNARDTLHIEREDSTQPFVTGCDQQLPFEVGNVPSLEDKSRLHSYFEDGRDPEENLELPKEIMTELAWINQIHHTGCIIFEVLPNHMKIHSYLRLLNPRKQAAFRASLDRILAHVDKIQGKGVSGFMKLPYKNTRKFNHIERKADRFYPRNPKQS from the coding sequence TTGCAAACACCTGAACTTCAACATTTTTACATCTCAGAAGAGCAATCTATCTATCTGCTGGGTGCTCACGATGCCCGTAAACATAGAGCCTGGATCCGTCTATGTAAGCAGCAGCTCGGCAAGTTGGGATATCAGGAGTTAGAGTTAGTGGGTAAAGGCGCCTATGGCTTCGTGTTTGCTGGAGTGAATAAACTCGGACAGGCTCACGTATTTAAGTTCTCTCGCCTTACCCTACCTCAGCATATTCAAGACCGCCTCGAAGAGGAAGCCTTTATGTTGTCGCAGGTCATTCACCCTAATGTACCACCTGTGATTAAGTTTGAGCATGTAGGCAAACAGGGGATCTTAGTGATGGCAAGGGCTCCTGGGGAAGATCTAGAGCAACTCTGCATTAGAGTCGGCGCATTGCCTGTTGCCACAGTGATGAACATCGCTCGCCAACTCGCGGCCATTTTACAGTATTTACATAACGGTCGACCGCTCATTCATGGCGATATCAAACCTTCTAACTTAGTGTATGACGTTAACACTCAACACCTGTCTTTAATTGACTGGGGCTCGGCTGTATTTGCTCAGAGAGATAATGAAGGCAATCCGGTCAATGGCAATGTAATGGACTTGATGTCTAGCGATCAGCAACATACCAATGCTCGGATGGGTGATGTCTACTTCATCGGTGACGAACAACTTAATGGCGCACTTTCTAGCCCAAGATTTGATGAGCAAGGTGTAGCTGCAACCCTATACGCCCTCGCTTCTGGCCAGGCGAGCCGCTTTGGTAGCAAGGTGATCCCGCCGACCAGTATCGGCCTTCCTGTTGAGCTGGCTCGTACCTTAGATGGCATGCTCAGCGAGAACCCACTGCAGCGTAGAAAAGCTGGCGATTACTTTTTAAAGAGTATGAGTCACAGTCACCGCCTGCATCTGCCCGAGATTAATTCCGCAGCGCTAACCGCTGAGATCCCAGTGTGGATCCTACCTAGAGATAAAGAAGTTGAGACCGTGAGTTATAGCTCGCGTAAGGCATTCTTAAAAGAACACAATGGCGATGATCCCATTGCTAAGATGGATGATCTGCAGCTTGAAAAGTATTACCGCAACTTTATGGCTGGCATGGGAGATACCGAGAAAGGCTTTATCGCTGCGGTAGGTCGCCTTAGTCAGTACGCCATTGTCGGTGGGCTAGCCATTCATTGGCGCGAGACGGGAGTGTTTATCGACTCCAACTTGGCGATTTACAAGGCCGAGCAAAAACATGCCATCACAATTGCAGTCAATAACATGGTGACATTGGCTCGCGGGATCCGCCGTATCGGAGTATTTAAAGCCTGTTTCTTTAATGCTCGAGATACCTTGCATATTGAACGTGAAGACAGCACACAACCTTTCGTTACTGGCTGTGATCAACAGCTACCATTTGAGGTAGGTAACGTGCCTTCTCTGGAAGATAAGTCTCGATTGCACTCCTATTTTGAAGATGGTCGCGACCCTGAGGAAAACTTAGAACTGCCAAAAGAGATCATGACCGAGTTGGCTTGGATCAACCAAATTCACCATACTGGCTGTATTATCTTTGAGGTACTGCCCAACCATATGAAGATCCATAGCTACTTGCGGCTACTTAACCCAAGAAAGCAGGCTGCCTTTCGTGCCAGCCTAGATAGGATCTTGGCTCATGTCGATAAGATCCAGGGCAAAGGGGTGTCAGGCTTTATGAAGCTACCTTATAAGAACACCCGAAAATTTAACCATATCGAACGTAAAGCCGATCGCTTCTACCCTAGAAATCCCAAACAGAGTTAG